Proteins encoded in a region of the Globicephala melas chromosome 1, mGloMel1.2, whole genome shotgun sequence genome:
- the PPFIA4 gene encoding liprin-alpha-4 isoform X3, translating to MCEVMPTINEGDPLGSPHGTDADANFEQLMVNMLDEREKLLESLRENQETLAATQSRLQDALHERDQLQCHLNSALPQEFATLTRELSMCREQLLEREEEISDLKAERNNTRLLLEHLECLVSRHERSLRMTVVKRQAQSPSGVSSEVEVLKALKSLFVHHKALDEKVRERLRVALERVTTLEEQLAGAHQQVSALQQEAGVQDGVAEEEGTVEQGPKCLWKHDAGQVEELQELLEKQNFELSQARERLVTLTATVAELEEDLGTARRDLIKSEELSSKHQRDLREALAQKEDVEKRITTLEKRYLAAQREATSIHDLNNKLENELANKESLHHQCEEKAQHLQELLEVAEQKLQQTMRKAETLPEVEAELAQRIAALTKAEERHGSTEEHLRQLEGQLQEKNQELARVRQREKMNEDHGKRLSDTVDRLLSESNERLQLHLKERMAALEEKNTLIQELESSQRQIEERQHDKGRLSEEIEKLRQEVDQLKGRGGPFVDGIHSRAHIGSAADVRFSLSATAHAPQGLHRSYSALREESAKDWEPSPLPGVLVPTATPAFDSDPEISDVDEDEPGGLVGSVDVVSPSSHSDAQTLAMMLQEQLDAINEEIRMIQEEKESTELRAEEIETRVTSGSMEALNLTQLRKRGSIPTSLTALSLASASPLFSGRSTPKLTSRSATQDLDRMGVMTLPSDLRKHRRKLLSPVSREENREDKATIKCETSPPSSPRTLQLEKLGHPALSQEEGKSALEDPGSNPSSSNSSQDSLHKGTKRKGIKSSIGRLFGKKEKGRLIQLSQDGATGHVLLIDSELGLQEPMVPTKLGTQAEKDRRLKKKHQLLEDARRKGMPFAQWDGPTVVSWLELWVGMPAWYVAACRANVKSGAIMSALSDTEIQREIGISNALHRLKLRLAIQEMVSLTSPSAPPTSRTSSGNVWVTHEEMETLATSTKTDSEEGSWAQTLAYGDMNHEWIGNQWLPSLGLPQYRSYFMECLVDARMLDHLTKKDLRVHLKMVDSFHRTSLQYGIMCLKRLNYDRKELEKRREESQHEIKDVLVWTNDQVVHWVQSIGLRDYAGNLHESGVHGALLALDENFDHNTLALVLQIPTQNTQARQVMEREFNNLLALGTDRKLDDGEDKVFHRAPSWRKRFRPRDHHGSAMLSAMLSASAEALPVGFRVSTLGPLQPPPAPPKKIMPEGAAGKAPRASCARTNPPLCVLPRLPTPPSRDGGGAETGDLHGSDLLLLTPPPAPGLTGLCPWLGHTLTISTDTCSPPSGTSYSPQGQLPSAWFHRLGEPLTLLLGPLTPTAPSLISQNILSTP from the exons GAATTTGCCACCTTAACCCGGGAGCTGAGTATGTGTCGGGAGCAGCTtctagagagggaggaagagatatCAGACCTGAAAGCAGAGCGGAATAACACGAGG TTGCTTCTGGAACATCTGGAGTGCCTAGTGTCCCGTCATGAGCGGTCACTGAGGATGACTGTGGTGAAGCGTCAGGCTCAGTCACCTTCAGGGGTTTCCAGTGAGGTGGAGGTGCTGAAGGCTCTCAAGTCACTGTTTGTGCACCACAAGGCCCTGGATGAGAAG GTGCGAGAGCGGCTCCGGGTGGCCCTGGAGAGAGTGACCACCTTGGAAGAGCAGTTGGCAGGTGCCCACCAGCAG GTGTCTGCCCTACAGCAGGAGGCAGGGGTTCAGGATGGAGTGGCAGAAGAGGAGGGGACTGTGGAACAGGGACCGAAATGCCTGTGGAAG CATGACGCGGGCCAGGTAGAAGAGCTGCAGGAGCTCCTGGAGAAGCAGAACTTTGAGTTGAGCCAGGCCCGGGAGCGACTGGTCACCCTGACAGCAACCGTGGCCGAACTTGAGGAGGACCTGGGCACGGCCCGCCGGGACCTTATCAAGTCGGAGGAGCTGAGCAGCAAACATCAGCGGGACCTCCGGGAA GCTCTAGCCCAGAAGGAGGACGTGGAGAAGCGAATAACCACACTGGAGAAGCGCTACCTGGCTGCTCAGCGTGAGGCCACATCGATTCATGACCTCAACAACAAACTGGAGAATGAGCTGGCCAATAAGGAGtccctgcaccaccag TGTGAGGAGAAAGCCCAGCATCTGCAGGAGCTACTGGAGGTAGCAGAGCAGAAACTGCAGCAGACGATGCGCAAGGCTGAGACGCTGCCAGAGGTGGAGGCTGAGCTGGCCCAGAGAATTGCAGCCCTCACCAAG GCTGAAGAGCGGCATGGCAGCACTGAGGAGCACCTGCGGCAGCTGGAGGGACAGCTGCAGGAAAAGAACCAAGAGCTGGCAAGG GTGCGCCAGCGGGAGAAGATGAACGAGGACCACGGCAAGCGACTGTCAGACACCGTGGACCGACTGCTTAGCGAGTCGAATGAGCGCCTGCAGCTCCACCTCAAGGAGCGCATGGCGGCCCTGGAGGAGAAG AACACACTGATCCAAGAGCTGGAGAGCTCCCAGCGGCAGATTGAAGAGCGGCAGCATGACAAG GGCCGCCTGTCTGAAGAGATTGAGAAGCTGCGCCAAGAGGTGGACCAGCTGAAGGGTCGAGGAGGGCCATTTGTGGATGGCATCCACTCCAG GGCGCACATAGGCAGTGCAGCAGATGTGCGGTTCTCCCTGAGCGCAACCGCCCACGCACCTCAAGGTCTGCATCGTTCCTACTCAGCACTGCGGGAAGAGTCTGCCAAG GACTGGGAGCCATCTCCACTGCCTGGGGTGCTGGTCcccacagccacccctgcctTTGACAGTGACCCTGAGATCTCTGATGTGGATGAGGATGAGCCAGGGGGTCTGGTGGGCTCCGTGGACGTTGTCTCCCCCAGCAGCCACTCAGACGCCCAGACCCTGGCCATGATGCTGCAGGAGCAGCTGGATGCTATCAACGAGGAGATCAG GATGATCCAGGAAGAGAAGGAGTCCACAGAGCTCCGTGCTGAGGAGATTGAGACACGAGTGACTAGTGGCAGCATGGAGGCCCTAAATCTGACCCAGCTGCGCAAACGTGGTTCCATCCCCACCTCTCTGACTGCCCTGTCCCTGGCCAGCGCATCCCCTCTGTTCAGCGGCCGCTCCACACCTAAGCTTACTTCCCGCAGTGCTACCCAGGACCTGGACCGAATGGGGGTCATGACCTTG CCCAGTGACTTAAGAAAGCATAGGAGGAAGCTGCTG TCACCAGTGTCTCGGGAAGAGAACCGAGAGGATAAAGCCACCATAAAATGTGAgacttctcctccttcctcacccaGGACGCTGCAGCTAGAGAAGCTTGGCCACCCAGCCCTGAGCCAGGAAGAAGGCAAGAG TGCTTTGGAGGATCCAGGCAGCAAccccagcagcagcaacagcagccaGGACTCCTTGCACAAGGGCACCAAGCGCAAGGGCATCAAATCATCCATCGGCCGCCTGTttgggaagaaggagaaaggcaGGCTGATCCAGCTGAGCCAGGACGGAGCCACGGGCCATG TTCTGCTAATAGACTCTGAGCTCGGTCTGCAGGAGCCCATGGTACCTACCAAGCTGGGGACCCAGGCAGAAAAGGACCGGCGGCTGAAGAAGAA ACACCAGCTGCTTGAAGATGCCCGCAGAAAAGGAATGCCCTTTGCCCAGTGGGACGGCCCTACTGTGGTCTCCTGGCTAGAG CTCTGGGTGGGGATGCCTGCTTGGTATGTGGCAGCCTGCCGGGCCAACGTCAAGAGTGGGGCCATCATGTCAGCCCTCTCGGACACAGAGATCCAGCGGGAAATTGGCATCAGCAATGCCCTGCACCGGCTCAAGCTCCGGCTGGCTATCCAGGAGATGGTGTCGCTGACCAGCCCCTCTGCCCCGCCCACCTCCAGGACT TCTTCTGGGAATGTCTGGGTCACCCATGAAGAGATGGAAACTCTGGCAACATCCACTAAAACA GACAGTGAGGAGGGCAGCTGGGCTCAG ACCCTGGCCTATGGGGACATGAACCACGAGTGGATTGGGAACCAGTGGCTGCCCAGCCTGGGGCTCCCCCAGTACCGCAGCTACTTCATGGAGTGCCTTGTGGACGCTCGCATGCTGGATCACCTCACCAAGAAGGACCTGCGGGTCCACCTGAAGATGGTGGACAGCTTCCACCG AACCAGTCTTCAGTATGGCATCATGTGTCTGAAGAGGCTGAACTATGACCGGAAGGAGCTGGAGAAGAGGCGGGAAGAAAGCCAGCATGAGATCAAGG ATGTGCTGGTCTGGACCAATGACCAGGTGGTTCATTGGGTCCAGTCTATTGGGCTCCGGGACTATGCAGGAAACCTGCATGAGAGTGGTGTGCATGGTGCTCTGCTGGCCCTGGACGAGAACTTCGACCACAACACGTTGGCCCTGGTCCTCCAGATACCCACGCAGAATACCCAG GCACGCCAGGTGATGGAGAGAGAGTTCAACAACCTGTTGGCCTTAGGCACAGACCGGAAACTGGATGAT GGGGAGGACAAGGTGTTCCACCGCGCACCCTCCTGGAGGAAACGCTTCCGGCCGCGAGACCACCATGGCAGCGCCATGCTCAGCGCCATGCTCAGCGCCTCTGCCGAAGCGCTCCCGGTAGGCTTCCGCGTGTCCACCCTGGGGCCACTGCAGCCTCCACCGGCCCCGCCAAAGAAGATCATGCCTGAAG GCGCGGCCGGGAAGGCCCCACGGGCGAGCTGTGCGCGCACTAACCCGCCGCTCTGTGTTCTCCCGCGGCTGCCGACTCCTCCCAGCCGGGACGGCGGGGGCGCAGAGACTGGAGACCTCCACGGTTCGGACCTACTCCTGCTGACCCCGCCTCCCGCCCCGGGTCTGACGGGGCTGTGCCCGTGGCTCGGG caCACTCTCACTATCTCTACGGACACATGCTCTCCGCCTTCCGGGACTAGCTACAGCCCCCAAGGCCAGCTTCCTTCTGCTTGGTTTCACAGGCTCGGAGAGCCCTTAACCCTCCTGCTTGGTCCCCTTACTCCCACGGCTCCTAGTCTCATATCTCAGAATATACTGTCTACCCCCTAG